The proteins below are encoded in one region of Streptomyces sp. NBC_00490:
- a CDS encoding four-helix bundle copper-binding protein: protein MTQPGMTAMSKEMQDCVEACMSCHSMCEETMSSCMQMGGQAQMQVMRALMDCAETTRMCADMMMRRSPMSAEMCAMCAKACEMCAEACMSMPDDEQMMRCAEACRRCAEMCRTMAGATM from the coding sequence ATGACCCAGCCCGGAATGACCGCGATGAGCAAGGAGATGCAGGACTGCGTCGAGGCGTGCATGTCCTGCCACAGCATGTGCGAGGAGACCATGAGCTCCTGCATGCAGATGGGCGGCCAGGCCCAGATGCAGGTCATGCGCGCGCTCATGGACTGCGCCGAGACGACCCGGATGTGCGCGGACATGATGATGCGCCGCTCGCCGATGTCGGCCGAGATGTGCGCGATGTGCGCCAAGGCCTGTGAGATGTGCGCCGAGGCGTGTATGAGCATGCCGGACGACGAACAGATGATGCGCTGTGCCGAGGCGTGTCGGCGCTGCGCGGAGATGTGCCGGACGATGGCGGGCGCCACGATGTGA
- a CDS encoding CbrC family protein encodes MTALPVFRYHPDPLATGSVVPSQARCDCCGQRRGFVYDGPVYAVVDPGALCPWCLADGSASERYEAQFTETEGRVPMEVRLEVDRRTPGFRGWQQERWLTHCGDAAAFLGRAGAADVRRHPDALAGLVAEFGEELCAALEADGQPTAYLFACLHCDRHLAYADFT; translated from the coding sequence ATGACCGCCCTGCCGGTGTTCCGCTACCACCCCGACCCGCTCGCCACCGGCTCGGTGGTCCCGTCCCAGGCGCGGTGCGACTGCTGCGGGCAGCGCCGCGGGTTCGTGTACGACGGTCCGGTGTACGCCGTCGTCGATCCCGGGGCCCTGTGCCCGTGGTGCCTCGCGGACGGCAGCGCCAGTGAGCGGTACGAGGCGCAGTTCACGGAGACCGAGGGGCGGGTGCCGATGGAGGTGCGGCTCGAGGTCGACCGGCGCACCCCCGGCTTCCGCGGCTGGCAGCAGGAGCGGTGGCTGACCCACTGCGGGGACGCGGCGGCGTTCCTGGGACGGGCGGGGGCCGCGGACGTACGGCGTCACCCGGACGCCCTGGCCGGCCTTGTGGCGGAGTTCGGCGAGGAGCTCTGCGCCGCCCTGGAGGCCGACGGGCAGCCCACGGCGTACCTCTTCGCCTGCCTCCACTGCGACCGGCACCTCGCCTACGCGGACTTCACGTGA
- a CDS encoding LCP family protein: MNDWPEAWSDENRGNRYGRGSASAQPEGARAMRQVRRPASGGYGGGPGQSAPPYGGGVPQQPSYADDTAVDGYDSGYNTGQVYGGGGPGGPGGGTREPRPAPNWRRRIKWTAITVVTVLVVTTIGTYFWADSKLNREVDLSKVIDRPDAGEGTNYLIVGSDSRAGMSAEEKKKLHTGSAEGKRTDSMMILHTGSNGDTLISLPRDSDVEIPSFVGSESGKTYKGTGRHTKLNAAYAEDGPELLVRTVEFNTGLRIDHYVEIGFAGFANIVDAVGGVEITIPKGGMKDTKSGADFEAGKQTLNGEEALAFVRTRYALRASDLDRTKNQQKFLAALANQVATPGTLLNPFKLYPTMGAGLDSLIVDKDMGLFDLGEMFWAMKSVNSGDGKSMNMPISGSVNGNLVWDKAKVKTLVEQLKNDETVTVSGN; this comes from the coding sequence ATGAACGATTGGCCCGAGGCATGGTCCGACGAGAACCGCGGCAACCGGTACGGACGCGGCAGCGCGAGCGCACAGCCCGAAGGCGCGCGCGCCATGCGGCAGGTCCGCCGGCCCGCCTCGGGTGGGTACGGGGGCGGCCCCGGCCAGTCCGCGCCGCCCTACGGCGGCGGGGTCCCGCAGCAGCCGTCGTACGCCGATGACACCGCCGTGGACGGCTACGACAGCGGCTACAACACCGGCCAGGTCTACGGCGGCGGCGGACCGGGCGGCCCCGGCGGCGGTACGCGCGAGCCGCGTCCTGCGCCGAACTGGCGCCGCCGTATCAAGTGGACGGCGATCACCGTGGTGACCGTCCTGGTCGTGACGACGATCGGCACCTACTTCTGGGCCGACTCCAAGCTCAACCGCGAGGTCGACCTCTCCAAGGTCATCGACCGGCCGGACGCGGGCGAGGGCACGAACTACCTGATCGTCGGTTCCGACAGCCGTGCCGGCATGTCCGCCGAGGAGAAGAAGAAGCTGCACACCGGGTCCGCCGAGGGCAAGCGCACGGACTCGATGATGATCCTGCACACCGGCAGCAACGGCGACACGCTGATCTCCCTGCCGCGTGACTCGGACGTGGAGATCCCGTCGTTCGTCGGCTCCGAGTCCGGCAAGACGTACAAGGGCACGGGCCGGCACACCAAGCTCAACGCGGCGTACGCCGAGGACGGGCCCGAGCTGCTGGTCCGCACGGTCGAGTTCAACACCGGGCTGCGCATCGACCACTACGTCGAGATCGGCTTCGCGGGCTTCGCCAACATCGTGGACGCGGTGGGCGGCGTCGAGATCACCATCCCGAAGGGCGGCATGAAGGACACCAAGTCCGGCGCCGACTTCGAGGCGGGCAAGCAGACCCTGAACGGCGAGGAGGCCCTGGCCTTCGTCCGCACCCGGTACGCCCTCAGGGCCTCCGACCTGGACCGGACGAAGAACCAGCAGAAGTTCCTCGCCGCCCTCGCCAACCAGGTCGCCACCCCGGGCACGCTCCTGAACCCCTTCAAGCTCTACCCGACCATGGGCGCCGGCCTCGACTCGCTCATCGTCGACAAGGACATGGGCCTGTTCGACCTGGGCGAGATGTTCTGGGCCATGAAGAGCGTCAACAGCGGCGACGGCAAGTCCATGAACATGCCGATCTCCGGTTCCGTCAACGGCAACCTCGTCTGGGACAAGGCGAAGGTGAAGACCCTCGTGGAGCAGCTGAAGAACGACGAGACGGTCACGGTCTCGGGCAACTGA
- a CDS encoding acyl-CoA thioesterase, translated as MTDQAPSAESDIPGKPTSASRTTLSHIMTHNDTNLLGTVHGGVIMKLVDDAAGAVAGRHSGGPAVTASMDEMVFLEPVRVGDLVHVKAQVNWTGRTSMEVGVRVLAERWNESDPATQVGSAYLVFAAVDADGKPRMVPPVLPETERDKRRYQEAQIRRTHRLARRRAIMELREKRAAEGIED; from the coding sequence ATGACAGACCAGGCCCCCTCAGCGGAGTCCGATATTCCGGGCAAGCCCACCTCCGCGTCCCGCACCACGCTCAGCCACATCATGACCCACAACGACACCAACCTTCTGGGGACGGTGCACGGTGGCGTGATCATGAAGCTGGTCGACGACGCGGCGGGAGCGGTGGCCGGACGGCACTCCGGCGGGCCCGCCGTCACCGCCTCCATGGACGAGATGGTCTTCCTGGAGCCGGTCCGCGTCGGTGACCTCGTCCATGTGAAGGCCCAGGTCAACTGGACCGGCCGGACCTCGATGGAGGTCGGGGTGCGGGTCCTGGCCGAGCGGTGGAACGAGTCCGACCCGGCCACCCAGGTCGGCTCCGCCTACCTCGTCTTCGCCGCGGTCGACGCCGACGGCAAGCCCCGCATGGTGCCGCCCGTCCTCCCGGAGACCGAGCGCGACAAGCGCCGCTACCAGGAGGCCCAGATCCGCCGCACCCACCGACTGGCCCGACGCCGCGCGATCATGGAGCTACGGGAGAAGCGGGCGGCGGAGGGGATCGAGGACTGA
- a CDS encoding acyl-CoA dehydrogenase family protein has protein sequence MAGSADFDLYRPSEEHDMLRDAIRSLAEAKIAPYAAVVDEEARFPREALDALVASDLHAVHVPEEYGGAGADALATVIVIEEVARVCVSSSLIPAVNKLGSLPVILSGSEELKKKYLGPLAKGDGMFSYALSEPDAGSDAAGMKTKAVRDGDHWILNGVKRWITNAGESEYYTVMAVTDPTKRSKGISAFVVEKSDEGVSFGAPEKKLGIKGSPTREVYLDNVRIPADRMIGEEGTGFATAMKTLDHTRITIAAQALGVAQGALDYAKGYVQERKQFGKAIAEFQGIQFMLADMAMKIAAARALTYQAAAASERGDSDLTFQGAAAKCFASDVAMEVTTDAVQLLGGYGYTRDYPVERMMRDAKITQIYEGTNQVQRIVMARNLP, from the coding sequence TTGGCCGGATCGGCTGACTTCGACCTGTACCGCCCGTCCGAGGAGCACGACATGCTCCGCGACGCCATCCGCTCGCTGGCCGAGGCGAAGATCGCGCCGTACGCCGCCGTGGTGGACGAGGAGGCCCGCTTCCCGCGGGAGGCCCTCGACGCTCTGGTCGCCAGCGACCTGCACGCGGTACACGTGCCCGAGGAGTACGGCGGCGCGGGCGCCGACGCGCTGGCCACGGTGATCGTGATCGAGGAGGTCGCGCGCGTCTGCGTCTCCTCCTCCCTGATCCCGGCGGTCAACAAGCTGGGCTCCCTGCCCGTCATCCTCTCCGGCTCCGAGGAGCTGAAGAAGAAGTACCTGGGCCCGCTCGCCAAGGGCGACGGCATGTTCTCGTACGCGCTCTCCGAGCCCGACGCGGGCTCCGACGCGGCCGGCATGAAGACCAAGGCGGTCCGCGACGGCGACCACTGGATTCTCAACGGCGTGAAGCGCTGGATCACCAACGCGGGCGAGTCCGAGTACTACACGGTGATGGCCGTGACGGACCCGACGAAGCGCTCGAAGGGCATCTCCGCCTTCGTCGTCGAGAAGTCCGACGAGGGCGTCTCCTTCGGCGCCCCCGAGAAGAAGCTCGGCATCAAGGGCTCCCCGACCCGCGAGGTCTACCTCGACAACGTCCGCATCCCCGCCGACCGCATGATCGGCGAGGAGGGCACCGGCTTCGCCACGGCGATGAAGACCCTGGACCACACCCGCATCACGATCGCGGCGCAGGCCCTCGGTGTCGCCCAGGGCGCCCTCGACTACGCCAAGGGCTATGTCCAGGAGCGCAAGCAGTTCGGCAAGGCCATCGCCGAGTTCCAGGGCATCCAGTTCATGCTCGCCGACATGGCCATGAAGATCGCCGCCGCCCGCGCCCTGACGTACCAGGCCGCGGCCGCCTCCGAGCGCGGCGACTCCGACCTCACCTTCCAGGGCGCGGCGGCCAAGTGCTTCGCCTCGGACGTGGCGATGGAGGTCACCACGGACGCGGTGCAGCTGCTGGGCGGGTACGGCTACACCCGCGACTACCCGGTGGAGCGCATGATGCGCGACGCCAAAATCACACAGATCTACGAGGGCACGAACCAGGTCCAGCGCATCGTCATGGCCCGCAACCTGCCGTAA
- a CDS encoding UDP-glucose dehydrogenase family protein, which yields MSLKITVIGTGYLGATHAAAMAELGFEVLGLDVVPEKIAMLQRGEVPMYEPGLEDLLRKHVAGIEGSTGRLRFTMDFAEVGAFGDVHFVCVNTPQRHGEYACDMSYVDSAIASLAPHLAGPALVVGKSTVPVGSADRLATYLAEHAPAGADAELAWNPEFLREGFAVGDTLHPDRIVVGVRSERAEKLLREVYATPVGEGTPFVVTDFPTAELVKTSANSFLATKISFINAMAEVCEAAGGDVVKLAEAIGYDDRIGRKFLRAGIGFGGGCLPKDIRAFLARAGELGADQALSFLREIDSINMRQRGQMVELAREALGGGSFLGKRVAVLGASFKPDSDDVRDSPALNVAGQIHLQGGQVTVYDPKGMGNARQVFPTLGYADSAVEAVRGADVVLHLTEWREFRELDPAALGEVAATRLILDGRNALDPEVWRKAGWSFRAMGRPTA from the coding sequence ATGAGCCTCAAGATCACCGTGATCGGCACCGGCTATCTCGGCGCCACCCACGCCGCGGCCATGGCCGAGCTCGGCTTCGAGGTGCTGGGGCTCGATGTCGTACCCGAGAAGATCGCCATGCTCCAGCGCGGCGAGGTCCCCATGTACGAGCCCGGCCTGGAGGACCTGCTGCGCAAGCACGTCGCCGGGATCGAGGGTTCCACCGGGCGGCTCCGCTTCACCATGGACTTCGCCGAGGTCGGTGCGTTCGGTGACGTCCACTTCGTCTGCGTGAACACTCCGCAGCGGCACGGCGAGTACGCCTGTGACATGTCCTACGTCGACTCCGCGATCGCCTCTCTCGCGCCTCACCTGGCCGGTCCGGCCCTCGTCGTCGGCAAGTCCACCGTTCCGGTCGGCTCCGCGGACCGGCTCGCCACCTACCTCGCCGAGCACGCGCCCGCCGGTGCGGACGCCGAGCTGGCCTGGAACCCGGAGTTCCTGCGCGAGGGCTTCGCCGTCGGCGACACCCTGCACCCCGACCGGATCGTGGTCGGGGTGCGCAGCGAGCGGGCCGAGAAGCTGCTGCGCGAGGTGTACGCGACGCCGGTCGGCGAGGGGACGCCGTTCGTCGTCACCGACTTCCCGACCGCGGAGCTGGTGAAGACCTCGGCGAACTCCTTCCTCGCCACGAAGATCTCCTTCATCAACGCGATGGCGGAGGTGTGCGAGGCCGCGGGCGGCGATGTCGTCAAGCTGGCCGAGGCCATCGGGTACGACGACCGGATCGGCAGGAAGTTCCTGCGGGCCGGTATCGGCTTCGGCGGCGGCTGTCTGCCCAAGGACATCCGGGCCTTCCTGGCGCGCGCCGGTGAGCTCGGCGCGGACCAGGCGCTGTCGTTCCTGCGCGAGATCGACTCGATCAACATGCGCCAGCGCGGGCAGATGGTGGAGCTGGCGCGGGAGGCGCTCGGGGGCGGGTCGTTCCTCGGCAAGCGGGTCGCGGTGCTCGGCGCCAGCTTCAAGCCCGACTCGGACGACGTCCGGGACTCGCCGGCGCTGAACGTCGCCGGGCAGATCCATCTCCAGGGCGGCCAGGTGACGGTGTACGACCCGAAGGGCATGGGGAACGCCCGTCAGGTCTTCCCGACGCTCGGATACGCCGACTCCGCCGTCGAGGCCGTCCGGGGCGCCGATGTCGTGCTGCATCTGACGGAGTGGCGGGAGTTCCGGGAGCTGGACCCGGCGGCGCTGGGCGAGGTCGCCGCGACGCGGCTCATTCTGGACGGGCGGAACGCGCTCGACCCGGAGGTGTGGCGCAAGGCCGGATGGTCGTTCCGGGCCATGGGCCGGCCGACGGCCTGA
- a CDS encoding copper resistance CopC/CopD family protein, translating into MTVRRAAVLLLLLLAPVLLATPAAAHTELVRSAPADGAELKRAPERLTLVFDEPVALDDVRVVTMDGNRLPVSRLGKDSVRVALPRSGDGGTAVTWSVIDEEDGHASSGRIAFGVAVPAAQDRGDEAAPALSPSVRKGLVAARWTGYLSLALFVGGLAFVALLWPRGAGVPRARILLALAWTGGVLSTVASIGLEGAYISFGGLRDALRPSSYADVLTTGPGIALAARGLLWVLAAVVLGALLQGGARTSRSPGWRVGALAVSVGLLRATGMSGHNSEGGEPTWGALADLLHLLGAALWIGGLVMLTVAVLPRRRAGELAEVVPGYSRLAAVAVTAIVGAGMVLAWQVVGSYDSLLHTSYGHLLLVKAAVLAAVLLIAQSSRRWVRTRLDLAVLLRGDAATVRPFGYSVAAETGLVLVVLAVTSLLVTANPGR; encoded by the coding sequence ATGACCGTCCGCCGCGCCGCCGTGCTGCTGCTCCTCCTGCTCGCCCCCGTCCTGCTCGCCACCCCCGCCGCCGCCCACACCGAGCTGGTCCGCTCCGCGCCCGCGGACGGCGCCGAGCTCAAGCGCGCCCCCGAGCGGCTCACCCTCGTCTTCGACGAGCCGGTCGCCCTGGACGACGTACGCGTCGTGACGATGGACGGCAACCGGCTCCCGGTGTCCCGTCTCGGCAAGGACAGCGTGCGCGTCGCCCTCCCCCGCTCCGGCGACGGCGGGACCGCCGTCACCTGGTCGGTCATCGACGAGGAGGACGGGCACGCCTCCTCCGGCCGGATCGCCTTCGGGGTCGCGGTACCGGCCGCCCAGGACCGCGGCGACGAGGCCGCTCCCGCTCTCTCCCCCTCGGTGCGCAAGGGCCTCGTCGCCGCCCGCTGGACCGGCTATCTCTCGCTGGCCCTGTTCGTCGGCGGGCTCGCCTTCGTCGCGCTGCTGTGGCCGCGCGGTGCGGGTGTGCCGCGGGCGCGGATACTGCTCGCGCTGGCGTGGACGGGCGGGGTGCTCTCGACGGTGGCGAGCATCGGACTGGAGGGCGCCTACATCTCCTTCGGCGGTCTGCGGGACGCGCTGCGGCCCTCCTCGTACGCCGACGTCCTGACCACCGGGCCGGGCATCGCGCTCGCCGCGCGCGGGCTGCTGTGGGTGCTGGCGGCGGTGGTGCTGGGCGCGCTGCTCCAGGGCGGGGCGCGGACCTCCCGCTCGCCGGGGTGGCGGGTGGGCGCGCTCGCGGTGTCGGTCGGCCTGCTGCGGGCGACCGGGATGAGCGGGCACAACTCCGAGGGCGGCGAGCCGACCTGGGGTGCCCTCGCCGATCTGCTCCATCTGCTCGGTGCCGCCCTGTGGATCGGCGGGCTCGTCATGCTCACGGTGGCGGTGCTGCCGCGCCGGCGGGCGGGCGAGCTGGCGGAGGTGGTGCCCGGGTACTCCCGGCTGGCGGCCGTCGCCGTCACCGCGATCGTCGGCGCCGGGATGGTGCTCGCGTGGCAGGTCGTGGGGTCGTACGACTCTCTGCTGCACACCTCGTACGGGCATCTGCTGCTGGTCAAGGCGGCCGTCCTCGCGGCCGTGCTGCTGATCGCGCAGAGCAGCCGCCGGTGGGTGCGCACCCGCCTCGATCTCGCCGTGCTGCTGCGCGGCGACGCCGCCACCGTGCGGCCCTTCGGTTACTCGGTCGCGGCCGAGACGGGGCTGGTCCTCGTCGTGCTCGCCGTGACGAGTCTGCTGGTCACGGCCAATCCCGGCCGTTGA
- a CDS encoding cupredoxin domain-containing protein, translated as MTRTNDTGERRRRPPAGNRALLVAGLGAALAAVLSLGLLQAAAGSGTTAASDTAAGVAQAPAAAAEAQQAAAAAPDRQVDIMNNKFGDGKQLVVEVGQTVRWTNHDSVPHTVTTTKGPKKFDSGTLERGDSWSYTFTAAGTYEYYCAVHPDMVASVKVVEPSDGGGTTPTPTAAPTATPTAAPTATPTGTPTTAPTTAPTATPTGGSGDGGDEQCASVQDVLLPILQHLNAAHLERSPGQQVQDALALDSYIKTHTVWIESILTPLTSGGGAVADDTLSVLLDHINKAHLEESLGQQVTDLLNLDSYVKMHTVWAEHLLAPTESYVTGSC; from the coding sequence GTGACACGCACCAATGACACCGGCGAACGGCGGCGCCGTCCGCCCGCCGGAAACCGGGCCCTGCTCGTCGCGGGGCTCGGGGCGGCGCTGGCCGCCGTGCTCAGTCTGGGGCTGCTCCAGGCAGCCGCGGGCAGCGGCACGACGGCCGCCTCGGACACCGCTGCGGGCGTGGCTCAGGCGCCCGCAGCCGCCGCCGAGGCCCAGCAGGCCGCGGCCGCCGCGCCGGACCGCCAGGTCGACATCATGAACAACAAGTTCGGCGACGGGAAGCAGCTCGTCGTCGAGGTCGGCCAGACGGTCCGGTGGACGAACCACGACAGCGTTCCGCACACGGTCACCACGACCAAGGGCCCGAAGAAGTTCGACTCGGGCACGCTGGAGCGGGGCGACTCGTGGTCGTACACGTTCACCGCGGCGGGGACGTACGAGTACTACTGCGCCGTGCACCCGGACATGGTGGCGTCGGTGAAGGTCGTCGAGCCGTCCGACGGCGGCGGAACGACGCCCACGCCGACCGCGGCACCCACCGCCACGCCCACGGCCGCTCCTACGGCCACGCCCACCGGGACGCCCACCACGGCGCCGACCACCGCTCCGACCGCCACGCCGACCGGCGGTTCCGGTGACGGCGGCGACGAGCAGTGCGCGAGCGTCCAGGACGTCCTGCTCCCGATCCTGCAGCACCTCAACGCGGCCCACCTGGAGCGTTCTCCGGGTCAGCAGGTGCAGGACGCGCTCGCGCTCGACTCCTACATCAAGACGCACACGGTGTGGATCGAGAGCATCCTGACGCCACTCACCTCGGGCGGCGGGGCGGTCGCCGACGACACGCTCAGCGTGCTGCTCGACCACATCAACAAGGCACACCTGGAGGAGTCGCTCGGGCAGCAGGTCACCGATCTGCTGAACCTCGACAGCTACGTGAAGATGCACACGGTCTGGGCCGAGCACCTGCTCGCACCCACCGAGAGCTACGTCACCGGCAGCTGCTGA
- a CDS encoding cupredoxin domain-containing protein, with protein MRRGARVRAARRAALGAVLALLALLLLPPGQASAASYRVAMQGYAFAPASLTVPVGSTVTWTNGDTAPHDVKTTSGPVAIHSPMLNKGQSWTYTFTAAGSYGYYCTVHPDMTARITVVAAPKPTPKPTPTPTHQHGTGSSHEAMPMPTRTAPTTHRAAGTSPKPSAPPSPSPSPSTSPPVAAAAPPTEPVAAARPLQPLLLLTGLIAGVAVLCLLLVGSRAAASRAED; from the coding sequence GTGCGCCGCGGAGCCCGCGTGAGGGCGGCCCGGCGGGCGGCGCTCGGCGCCGTACTCGCCCTCCTCGCCCTGCTGCTCCTGCCACCAGGGCAGGCCTCGGCGGCCTCGTACCGGGTGGCGATGCAGGGGTACGCCTTCGCGCCCGCCTCCCTCACCGTGCCTGTCGGGTCCACCGTGACCTGGACCAACGGGGACACGGCACCGCACGACGTGAAGACGACGTCCGGTCCGGTCGCGATCCACTCCCCGATGCTGAACAAGGGGCAGAGCTGGACCTACACGTTCACCGCGGCCGGTTCGTACGGCTACTACTGCACCGTGCATCCGGACATGACGGCGCGGATCACGGTGGTGGCGGCACCGAAGCCCACCCCGAAGCCGACGCCCACCCCCACCCACCAGCACGGGACCGGCAGCTCGCACGAGGCCATGCCGATGCCGACCCGGACGGCCCCGACCACCCACCGGGCCGCCGGCACGTCCCCGAAGCCCTCCGCACCGCCCTCGCCGTCACCGTCGCCGAGCACCTCGCCCCCCGTCGCGGCGGCGGCCCCGCCGACCGAACCCGTGGCCGCGGCCCGGCCCCTGCAACCCCTGCTGCTCCTGACCGGACTCATCGCCGGGGTGGCCGTCCTCTGTCTGCTCCTGGTCGGCTCCCGGGCGGCCGCGTCCCGCGCCGAGGACTGA
- a CDS encoding CGNR zinc finger domain-containing protein encodes MSERSAAPGDLGLVESLVNTLNLESGADALDTADGRTRFGLTEEEAAGARELREALRAALLAHAGHPPHRAVTPLGALLAAAPLVVTIDAGDGSAALAPADGAPLLSRVAAAVAEALVAGTWLRLKACEAADCHWAYYDRSPAGRGRWCSMQVCGARAKMRRYRAR; translated from the coding sequence ATGAGTGAACGATCGGCGGCGCCGGGGGACCTGGGTCTGGTGGAGTCCCTGGTCAACACCCTCAACCTCGAGTCGGGCGCCGACGCGCTCGACACGGCGGACGGCCGGACGCGCTTCGGACTCACGGAGGAAGAGGCCGCGGGCGCCCGTGAGCTGCGCGAAGCACTGCGCGCGGCCCTGCTCGCGCACGCCGGCCACCCGCCGCACCGCGCGGTGACCCCGCTCGGCGCGCTGCTGGCGGCGGCGCCGCTGGTCGTGACAATCGACGCGGGTGACGGCTCGGCCGCGCTCGCGCCCGCCGACGGGGCGCCACTGCTCTCCCGGGTCGCGGCGGCCGTCGCCGAGGCCCTGGTCGCGGGGACCTGGCTGCGGCTGAAGGCCTGCGAGGCGGCCGACTGCCACTGGGCCTACTACGACCGCAGTCCCGCGGGCCGGGGCCGCTGGTGCTCGATGCAGGTGTGCGGGGCACGCGCGAAGATGCGGCGCTACCGGGCGAGGTAG
- a CDS encoding VOC family protein, giving the protein MALATLGVVVLDCPDPRALAGFYAEVVGGTVEGDGDWVDLKVPGGPSLAFQAASGFVPPEWPRADHNSQQFHLDLTVDDMDAAEKEVLALGARPLDTADRSRAWRVYADPAGHPFCLCAS; this is encoded by the coding sequence ATGGCTCTCGCCACACTGGGCGTCGTCGTCCTGGACTGCCCGGACCCCCGTGCGCTGGCCGGTTTCTACGCCGAGGTGGTGGGCGGCACCGTCGAGGGCGACGGCGACTGGGTGGACCTGAAGGTGCCCGGCGGACCGTCGCTGGCCTTCCAGGCCGCCTCCGGATTCGTACCGCCCGAGTGGCCCCGCGCGGACCACAACTCGCAGCAGTTCCACCTGGACCTGACCGTCGACGACATGGACGCGGCTGAGAAGGAAGTGCTGGCCCTCGGCGCCCGGCCGCTGGACACCGCCGACCGCTCACGCGCCTGGCGTGTGTACGCGGACCCGGCGGGGCACCCTTTCTGTCTGTGCGCCAGCTGA
- a CDS encoding VOC family protein yields the protein MTVARFRSVVIDCPDPLALAQFYAAIVGGTPSMEEADWVVLETPGAPRLAFQQAPGFTPPEWPRADHNSQQFHIDLDAGSTWEEIDAAEREVLALGARPLHAQDKDDFRVYADPAGHPFCLCRIEHT from the coding sequence GTGACTGTGGCTCGTTTCCGTTCCGTAGTGATCGACTGTCCCGACCCGCTCGCGCTCGCCCAGTTCTACGCGGCGATCGTGGGCGGAACCCCCAGCATGGAGGAGGCCGACTGGGTCGTCCTGGAGACCCCCGGCGCGCCACGGCTCGCCTTCCAACAGGCGCCCGGGTTCACGCCCCCGGAGTGGCCGCGGGCGGACCACAACTCGCAGCAGTTCCACATCGACCTCGACGCCGGGTCGACGTGGGAGGAGATCGACGCGGCGGAACGGGAGGTCCTGGCCCTGGGCGCGCGTCCGCTGCACGCGCAGGACAAGGACGACTTCCGGGTGTACGCCGATCCGGCGGGGCATCCCTTCTGCCTCTGCCGGATCGAGCACACGTGA
- a CDS encoding dipeptidase, with amino-acid sequence MADLQDELHTTSEVAGLDDLPDPFVESEPYTPVSDPDTEPLERAHAILAAHPVADGYSGLPWALRHLPWFDLELGESSVDTDVPRLREGHVGALFWSLHLPESIGGDRAVGATLEQLDLVKTVVGAHPEGLRLARTAGETADVRHCGRVAVLLGPAGAAALGDSLGILRSLHALGLRVLTLSGVSWASEAGLTRFGEEVLREMNRLGVLADLSGASADTTRRALAVSKAPVVCTRSAARALRPHPANLPDDLLTELGAAKGLCMVPLTAEQTGPSVRDVADHLDHVRSLAGAECVGLSGTYDAGTAHPQDLTDASCYPHLIAELLRRDWCEADIALLAWGNVQRVLRGADFAARAAQERREASTAKISDLDG; translated from the coding sequence ATGGCAGACCTCCAGGACGAACTGCACACCACCAGCGAGGTCGCCGGGCTCGACGACCTGCCCGACCCGTTCGTCGAGTCGGAGCCCTACACGCCGGTCTCCGATCCGGACACCGAGCCCCTGGAGCGGGCGCACGCCATCCTCGCCGCGCATCCCGTCGCCGACGGGTACAGCGGGCTGCCGTGGGCGCTGCGGCATCTGCCGTGGTTCGACCTGGAGCTCGGAGAGAGTTCCGTCGACACCGATGTGCCGCGGCTGCGGGAAGGGCATGTCGGCGCGCTGTTCTGGTCGCTGCACCTGCCCGAGAGCATCGGCGGCGACCGGGCCGTCGGCGCGACGCTGGAGCAGCTGGACCTGGTGAAGACCGTCGTAGGGGCCCACCCGGAGGGGCTGCGGCTCGCCCGTACCGCCGGGGAGACCGCCGACGTACGGCACTGCGGCCGGGTCGCCGTGCTGCTCGGGCCCGCCGGTGCCGCCGCGCTCGGCGACTCGCTCGGCATCCTGCGCTCGCTGCACGCCCTCGGCCTGCGGGTGCTCACCCTGTCCGGCGTGAGCTGGGCGAGCGAGGCTGGTCTGACCCGGTTCGGCGAGGAGGTGCTGCGCGAGATGAACCGGCTCGGTGTCCTCGCCGATCTCTCGGGCGCCTCCGCCGACACGACCCGCCGCGCTCTCGCCGTGTCCAAGGCGCCGGTCGTGTGCACCCGCTCCGCCGCCCGCGCCCTGCGCCCCCATCCGGCGAACCTCCCCGACGACCTGCTCACCGAGCTGGGCGCCGCCAAGGGGCTGTGCATGGTGCCGCTCACCGCCGAGCAGACCGGCCCGTCCGTGCGGGACGTCGCCGACCACCTCGACCACGTCCGCTCCCTCGCGGGCGCCGAGTGCGTGGGCCTGTCCGGCACCTACGACGCCGGCACCGCCCATCCGCAGGACCTCACCGACGCCTCCTGCTACCCGCACCTGATCGCCGAACTCCTGCGGCGTGACTGGTGCGAGGCCGACATCGCCCTGCTGGCCTGGGGCAACGTCCAGCGTGTGCTGCGCGGCGCCGACTTCGCGGCCCGCGCGGCCCAGGAGCGCCGCGAGGCGTCGACGGCGAAGATCTCCGACCTGGACGGCTAG